The DNA segment CCTGGGGCGCGTGCTACGGGTTCTACCGCAATCCGGCCACCAGCGACCTGATCCACTCCGCCGGCACGGCCGCCGAGGCGCGCGACGCGAACGAGCTGTATCACCGGGCAGAGCAGCAGATCCTGCGCGATGCCGCAGTGGTGCCACTGCTGTTCCAGTCCAGCGCCACGATGTACGCCGAGCGGGTCCGCGGCATCACCACGTTCCCCAACTACCTCGGTGATCCCACGCAGATGTCGGTTCTCTCCTAGCTGTCGTGGGTGTAGCCTTTGCCGGCAGAGCGATGATCGGTTCGCTCGCGGAGACCTTGAGGAGGTGTGTTGATGACTGTCGTGGAGACCACCGCTGTGCGCGGTGCCCGGACCATCCTCACCTCCCGGGCCTCGTCCTGACCCTTCGCATGCCTTCCTCCGTCGTCGGAGGTACTTCGGCAAGCCCTGCGGTCGGCGGGCCCCCGTTCAAAGGGTCTCCACCTGATCATGGACCTTCCTCGTATCTTCACCATCCGTGAGAGCAGCCACCGGATCCACAACCCGCTGACCGCCGGCAAGCTCGCCGCCCTGGGCGAGTCGTTGCGTCTCGCACCCCGGACACGGGTGCTCGACCTGGCCAGCGGTTCGGGCGAGATGCTCTGCACCTGGGCGCGTGATCTGGGCGTCACGGGCACCGGAGTCGACATCAGCACGGTCTTCACCGAGCGGGCCCGGGCCCGCGCCGCCGAACTCGGCGTCGCCGGCCAGGTCCAGTTCATCCACGGTGACGCCGCCGGCCATGTCGCGGACGAGCCCGTTGATCTGGCCGCCTGCGTCGGCGCCACCTGGATCGGCGACGGCGTCGCCGGAACGATCGAACTACTCGACCGGAGCCTCCGTCCCGGAGGCATGATGCTGATCGGCGAGCCGTACTGGCGGCAGACCCCTCCGGACGAGGAGACCGCGAAGGCGTGCCACGCCACCGGTATCGCCGACTTCCTGCTCCTGCCGGAACTGATCGGGCGATTCCAGGAACTCGGGTACGACGTCGTGGAGATGATGCCGGCCGATCAGAGCAGCTGGGACCGCTACACCGCGGCCCAGTGGCTCAACATGCGTCGCTGGCTCGACCAGAACCCGGACGACGAGATGGCCGCCGAGGTGCGGGAAGCACTCACCACCGAGCCCGCCCACTACGCGCGCTACGGACGTGAGTATCTCGGCTGGGGAGTCTTCGCCCTCATGAAGCGCTGACGCTCCGTCCCGTGCGGGGCCGGACGAGATGACGTCCGGGCCCGCACGGGACCCCGTCACCGCGCCGGCTCGCTCAGAACGCCGAGCCCTGAAACGACAGGATCCGGACGTGCTCACTGCTGAACCGCCGGAGCAGTGCCAGGAAGCCCGGGTACCAGCTCTCGTCGTGCGCCGGCATCCGGACGCGATAACGCAGCGACCGGTCGCCGTCGGTGAAGGCCAGGTCACGGACCTCGGGGAAGAAGGCCCGCACCTCCCTCTCCAAGGTGGCGGCCACCAGCTCGCTCAGCGGCTCGGCGAAGAACAGCACGTGCCAGTCGTCGTGCCATCGAGCGCCGCGTTCGGCCGCGTCGATCGCCGCCCAGTCCAGCAGCCGCACCGAGGGGGAGGCGAGCAGCTGCCGGATCGGCGCGGCGTCCGGGTCGGTGATCACGGCGCGCAGGCGTACGCGGCCGAGCAGACGCGCCGCGTCCAGGATCTCGCCGCCCCGGCTGACCGCCAGAGCGCTGTCTTTCGCGGCGAGTGTCACGGCCGGCCATGACTCCTGCAGGTTCAGGTAGGCCACGAAGTGGTCGAAGATCTGGCCGGTCCTGCGGTGCAGGATCGCCGCGTCGTGAAGGTGCCGCACCGGCAGGTCGACGACCGCGAAGGACATGATCTCCGCATTACCCTCTCGGCCGACGAGCAGTCACTTGACCGACGACGGGGCTCGCGATGCCGGGCAGCATGGTGGTTGATCAATCGTCGGCACCACTGCCGGGTTATGAGGGGGCCACCGTGACCGCAACTCTTCCGGCGAACGACCAGGGCGTGGTCTACACGGTCCGGCCGCGCCGGTCCCGGGGCCGGCTCGCCG comes from the Actinoplanes sp. OR16 genome and includes:
- a CDS encoding cyclopropane-fatty-acyl-phospholipid synthase family protein, with the translated sequence MDLPRIFTIRESSHRIHNPLTAGKLAALGESLRLAPRTRVLDLASGSGEMLCTWARDLGVTGTGVDISTVFTERARARAAELGVAGQVQFIHGDAAGHVADEPVDLAACVGATWIGDGVAGTIELLDRSLRPGGMMLIGEPYWRQTPPDEETAKACHATGIADFLLLPELIGRFQELGYDVVEMMPADQSSWDRYTAAQWLNMRRWLDQNPDDEMAAEVREALTTEPAHYARYGREYLGWGVFALMKR